In the Brettanomyces nanus chromosome 1, complete sequence genome, TTAGGCATCGCCGGTCCGATTCCAATCAGCTAGAAGCTAGTCGACTTTGTTAACACCGAAGTCACGGCTAGTATCTCGTTTCACGTTCTTAGATTAAGACCCAAAGTAATGCGTTAGGAAGATACGATAGTTCCAGATACCTTTAATGGTATCACTGGGTGGTGACATTTTTGTCATTGTCTATTGGTTCTGTCCAACTAATGGTGTTCGTACATACGTAATAGCTGATAGTAACAGGAGATATTCGTAGTAAATTAGATGTGATGTATATATTTACATGTAGTTGGCTGAGTCGTTGATCACGGtgaactttcttttcctttatCATTGGGATTGGAGCTATCTGCTTCTGCGTCCTCCTTCTGCGCCTGAAGCTCATCTTTAATTCTCTGCATAGCCCTGTAAATCTTTGACTGTACGTAAAATGATCCTCCACTCTCTTTAGAGTTCACATCGAAAAGGTACTGGTACCGCTTTTGCATTTTATCCAGTGACATATCCGTCCTTTCAATATCTAGAATCTTACAAGActcatccaaagagatttcAGAATCTCTTGCAGTTCTTCGGGCTCTACCTGTACTACCGGCAGCCTGTTGTGCTGTAGTGGCAGCAGCTGCCTGCC is a window encoding:
- a CDS encoding uncharacterized protein (BUSCO:EOG09344OD5), translated to MAHRLLVQIVFTGAKVFGRAFTEAYRQAAAATTAQQAAGSTGRARRTARDSEISLDESCKILDIERTDMSLDKMQKRYQYLFDVNSKESGGSFYVQSKIYRAMQRIKDELQAQKEDAEADSSNPNDKGKESSP